Genomic DNA from Salvia miltiorrhiza cultivar Shanhuang (shh) chromosome 1, IMPLAD_Smil_shh, whole genome shotgun sequence:
ATTGCAGGTACAGTCTCCTTAAGTTCTGTTCACAGCTTCTTTGCTTTGTTATCTCTAGAGAGGTATAGTAGTCTAACTTCGTTTGGTGTGACGTTCTGTTCAGCAAATTGCTTGTCCAGAACATAACGGCTTATGCTCCGCCCGACTCTCCCCACACTAGTGGAATTGTCCCAGGTTAGTTGAAATCGGCATAACTTTTAGTCATAACTTCATGAATTAAATTTCTTCTAATTTCTAGTCGATATTCTGTGCTCATCCGTGCCTAAGGAGGTCATGGGTTTGAATGCCACCAATGCCTCGCGTCTCTAGATCGAAATACTGTGCACACCTATGGTAGCGGCCGTGGATAGATacctttataaaaataaaataaattattaataaacaGCCTTGACGTTTAGTTTTTTAGGCCAATCACTAATCCATGCCATTATCGATAACTTAGGCGTTTTGTTCCATTTCTATGCTCTAAATCTCAAACTCATCTAATTTCAGATTCGTCGGAGTATGTTTGCATCGAGAACAGCAACATCAGCACGGGGTATGATGCGGTGGTGCTGAAAAGTGGTTGGGACGAATACGGGCTTAGCTACAGCAAACCAACTTCCAAGGTCCACGTAAGAAAGACGCGGTTACAATCTTCTTCCGGTTCCGGACTCGCGTTCGGTAGTGAGATGTCCGGCGGGATCTCGGACGTACTGGCGGAGCACCTTCACGTGCACAACTCGGTGAACGGCATCGAGCTGAAGACAGGGAAAGGGAGAGGCGCTTACATCAAAGACATATTCCTGACGGACGTGTACTTGGAAAACGTGCAGCGAGGAATCAAGGCAACAGGTCAGTTCACAAACCACCCTGATGATGGATATGACCCCAATGCCCTCCCAATTGTCACTGGCATTACCTTTAGAGACATTGTTGGTGTAAATATCAGTACGGCCGGGGTATTTTCCGGTATAGACGAGTCCCCCTTCACATCTATATGCCTCTCCAACGTCTCCCTCCCCGCCTCGTACGACACATCCACGTCTTGGATATGTGCCTATGTCGAGGGCTCGTCTGTAAATGTGTCGCCTGAGCCCTGCCCGGAGCTCCAAATCTCGTCGTCTGGCCCG
This window encodes:
- the LOC131007307 gene encoding probable polygalacturonase isoform X1 produces the protein MKRLVVLLLLVALSNAAEYNGVCKSDWPLTPRPHSVSVSEFGAVGDGKTLNTVAFQNAIFYLKSFADKGGAQLYVPAGKWLTGCITLTSRLTLFLEKDAVILGSQDVLHWDVVDPLPSYGRGLEVPGRRYRSLINGQNLTDVVVTGNNGTIDGQGSIWWEQFRNHSLNYSRPHLVEFMWSNNIVVSNLTFLNAPAWNIHPAYCSKLLVQNITAYAPPDSPHTSGIVPDSSEYVCIENSNISTGYDAVVLKSGWDEYGLSYSKPTSKVHVRKTRLQSSSGSGLAFGSEMSGGISDVLAEHLHVHNSVNGIELKTGKGRGAYIKDIFLTDVYLENVQRGIKATGQFTNHPDDGYDPNALPIVTGITFRDIVGVNISTAGVFSGIDESPFTSICLSNVSLPASYDTSTSWICAYVEGSSVNVSPEPCPELQISSSGPSSDCFAFLNPNSQVAAL
- the LOC131007307 gene encoding probable polygalacturonase isoform X2; this encodes MKRLVILLLLVALSNAAEYNGVCKSDWPLTPRPHSVSVSEFGAVGDGKTLNTVAFQNAIFYLKSFADKGGAQLYVPAGKWLTGCITLTSRLTLFLEKDAVILGSQDVLHWDVVDPLPSYGRGLEVPGRRYRSLINGQNLTDVVVTGNNGTIDGQGSIWWEQFRNHSLNYSRPHLVEFMWSNNIVVSNLTFLNAPAWNIHPAYCSKLLVQNITAYAPPDSPHTSGIVPDSSEYVCIENSNISTGYDAVVLKSGWDEYGLSYSKPTSKVHVRKTRLQSSSGSGLAFGSEMSGGISDVLAEHLHVHNSVNGIELKTGKGRGAYIKDIFLTDVYLENVQRGIKATGQFTNHPDDGYDPNALPIVTGITFRDIVGVNISTAGVFSGIDESPFTSICLSNVSLPASYDTSTSWICAYVEGSSVNVSPEPCPELQISSSGPSSDCFAFLNPNSQVAAL